One Brevibacillus choshinensis genomic window carries:
- a CDS encoding NUDIX hydrolase, translating to MLKRADVVSAIIRDETGKMLIVKNRRGDSFYWGPPGGAVEEGETLEQALLREVREETGYGIRVNGLSSVREAFMKDRGHHVLFFTFFAEVIDGGIEINDPDGDIVEVMWADAGQAKELMPSLVEALKLEADQETGKPFYAFEGTR from the coding sequence ATGTTGAAAAGAGCCGATGTCGTATCCGCTATCATTCGGGATGAAACAGGGAAGATGTTGATCGTAAAGAATCGAAGGGGCGATTCCTTTTATTGGGGTCCGCCTGGAGGCGCCGTGGAGGAAGGAGAAACGCTGGAGCAAGCACTCCTTCGCGAGGTGAGAGAAGAGACAGGCTACGGCATTCGTGTTAACGGTTTGAGCTCAGTGCGGGAAGCATTCATGAAAGACAGAGGCCATCATGTGCTGTTTTTTACCTTTTTTGCAGAGGTCATCGATGGGGGAATAGAGATCAATGACCCAGATGGCGATATCGTGGAAGTGATGTGGGCGGATGCCGGGCAGGCAAAAGAGCTGATGCCATCTCTGGTGGAAGCTCTCAAACTGGAAGCTGATCAGGAAACAGGCAAGCCTTTCTACGCTTTTGAGGGGACAAGGTAA
- a CDS encoding cation:dicarboxylate symporter family transporter — MKRFGLAIQIVIGLILGILVGAIFFGNPAVATYLQPIGDIFLRLIKMIVIPIVIATLIVGVAGVGDVKKLGKIGGKTILYFEIVTTVAIVVGLLFANIFQPGVGVDMSHLSKTDIHSYVETAETTQSHSMIDTFVNIVPKNIFDAIVRGDMLAIIFFSVLFGLGVAAAGERGKPVLNFFQGVADAMFWVVNAIMRFAPFGVFALIGVTVSKFGLSSLVPLGKLVILVHVAMLFFIFIVLGTIARMSGIKITQVIKILKDELLLAYSTSSSETVLPKIMEKMERLGCPKAITSFVIPTGYSFNLDGSTLYQALAALFIAQMYGIHMPISAQITLMLVLMVTSKGIAGVPGVSFVVLLATLGSVGIPLEGLAFIAGVDRLLDMARTVVNVVGNSLAAVVISRWEGQFDKKKAEQYLKEVSGAKAA, encoded by the coding sequence ATGAAGCGGTTTGGATTAGCCATTCAGATTGTCATCGGTCTCATTCTGGGTATCCTGGTAGGCGCCATTTTCTTCGGCAATCCTGCTGTGGCAACCTATTTGCAGCCAATTGGTGATATCTTCCTTCGTTTGATTAAAATGATTGTCATCCCAATCGTAATCGCGACGTTGATCGTCGGTGTAGCTGGCGTGGGCGACGTCAAGAAGCTAGGTAAGATTGGCGGTAAAACAATTCTGTATTTTGAAATCGTTACCACGGTTGCGATTGTTGTTGGTCTTTTATTCGCAAACATCTTCCAGCCGGGTGTCGGCGTGGATATGTCTCATCTGTCCAAAACGGATATTCATTCCTATGTGGAAACAGCTGAAACCACGCAAAGCCACAGTATGATTGATACATTCGTCAACATTGTTCCAAAAAATATTTTTGATGCCATTGTCCGCGGTGACATGCTCGCGATCATCTTCTTCTCGGTCCTGTTCGGGCTGGGGGTAGCTGCGGCTGGAGAACGCGGTAAACCGGTATTGAATTTCTTTCAGGGTGTGGCAGACGCCATGTTCTGGGTTGTAAATGCGATCATGCGTTTTGCTCCATTCGGGGTATTTGCCCTGATCGGCGTAACCGTATCCAAGTTTGGTCTTTCCTCACTGGTTCCGCTCGGGAAATTGGTGATTTTGGTTCACGTCGCAATGCTGTTCTTCATCTTCATTGTCTTGGGAACCATTGCACGAATGAGTGGAATCAAAATCACGCAGGTCATTAAAATTTTGAAGGACGAGCTGCTGCTGGCTTACTCGACATCCAGCTCGGAAACCGTTTTGCCGAAAATCATGGAAAAGATGGAACGTCTGGGCTGTCCAAAAGCGATCACTTCCTTCGTGATCCCGACAGGCTACTCGTTCAACCTGGATGGTTCGACGCTGTATCAGGCGTTGGCAGCCTTGTTTATCGCTCAAATGTACGGTATTCACATGCCGATCAGTGCACAAATCACACTGATGCTGGTTCTGATGGTCACCTCCAAAGGGATTGCCGGTGTACCTGGCGTATCTTTCGTGGTTCTCTTGGCGACATTGGGTTCTGTTGGAATCCCGCTGGAAGGTCTCGCATTCATCGCGGGTGTCGACCGTCTGCTGGACATGGCGCGTACCGTAGTGAACGTAGTCGGAAACTCCCTGGCAGCTGTTGTTATTTCTCGCTGGGAAGGTCAATTTGACAAGAAGAAAGCTGAGCAGTACCTGAAAGAAGTAAGTGGTGCAAAAGCTGCTTAA
- a CDS encoding NUDIX hydrolase — protein MTEKQFLQSYDASRFARPSVTVDMLIFTVADEQEANYRKLSPKSLQILLVKRADHPFMGQWALPGGFVSPEESLEEAAMRELQMETNIDNIYLEQLYTWGDVNRDPRTRVISASYMALVDSESLEVKAGEDADDARWFRLEDKWLRENKIATQDGTITEKWVQLRFWNEAEELSATVKITRTVAGRTVREEREIVETNHIAFDHAKIIQYALERLRNKIEYTDIAFALMPELFTLTELQQVYEVILGKELLAAAFRRKVADKVMETNHYRKHAGHRPSKYYRFNPDWTDNA, from the coding sequence ATGACAGAAAAACAATTTTTGCAAAGCTATGATGCGAGCCGATTTGCCAGGCCGTCTGTCACTGTCGATATGCTCATTTTTACCGTCGCGGATGAGCAGGAGGCGAACTACCGCAAGCTGTCTCCAAAGTCGCTGCAGATTCTGCTTGTGAAGCGGGCCGATCACCCTTTCATGGGGCAATGGGCCTTGCCGGGAGGCTTTGTCTCACCGGAGGAAAGCCTGGAGGAAGCGGCGATGCGCGAGCTGCAGATGGAGACCAACATCGACAATATTTATCTGGAGCAGCTATACACGTGGGGAGATGTAAACAGGGATCCGCGCACACGTGTCATAAGTGCTTCCTACATGGCGCTCGTCGACAGCGAATCACTGGAAGTAAAAGCTGGAGAAGATGCAGATGATGCCAGATGGTTCCGCCTCGAGGACAAATGGCTGCGCGAGAACAAGATCGCTACCCAAGATGGAACCATCACAGAGAAGTGGGTACAGCTGCGCTTTTGGAATGAAGCGGAGGAGCTGTCGGCGACCGTAAAGATCACACGAACGGTGGCAGGCCGCACGGTTCGGGAAGAGCGTGAAATCGTTGAGACGAATCATATCGCGTTTGATCACGCCAAAATCATCCAATACGCGCTGGAGCGCCTGCGAAACAAAATCGAGTATACCGACATCGCTTTTGCCCTCATGCCGGAACTGTTTACGTTGACAGAGCTGCAGCAAGTGTATGAAGTGATTTTGGGCAAGGAGCTGCTGGCTGCCGCTTTCCGCAGAAAGGTGGCAGACAAGGTGATGGAGACGAATCACTATCGCAAGCACGCAGGTCATCGGCCATCAAAGTATTACCGTTTCAATCCGGATTGGACAGATAACGCGTAA
- the phaC gene encoding class III poly(R)-hydroxyalkanoic acid synthase subunit PhaC, which yields MNGIEMDRFQKVCHVLTKAQPDTGLTPKEVIWRKNKSKLYRFSLPGAEVKHRTPIFMLYAMINKPYILDLEPGNSFVEHLVKEGFDVYMLDWGEAGYEDRHNGFAEYIFDYLHKAVERTCVHSGHSQVTMFSYCMGGTIGTMYAALFPERVKNLVVLAAPIDFRHAPLFNKWLDEKSFDVDKLVETYGNVPSQMIDFGNKMLKPLNNFVNPMMHLYSNVNNEHFVHNWRLLNKWVNDGTDFPGQAYREWIRDFYQQNKLIKGEIVLRGRSVDLTTITCPVLILTAATDHIAPCSQTQKLLELVSSADKQENSYNVGHVSLVFGSTARKSVYPETAAWLKERDS from the coding sequence TTGAACGGAATCGAAATGGATCGCTTTCAAAAGGTCTGCCATGTCCTCACGAAAGCACAGCCCGATACGGGCCTTACCCCGAAAGAAGTGATCTGGCGCAAAAACAAGTCGAAGCTCTACCGTTTTTCGCTGCCAGGTGCAGAAGTCAAGCATCGCACTCCGATATTCATGCTCTACGCCATGATCAACAAGCCATACATTCTCGATCTTGAACCCGGCAACTCTTTTGTCGAGCATCTGGTAAAAGAAGGCTTCGACGTCTATATGCTGGACTGGGGCGAGGCTGGTTATGAAGATCGCCACAACGGATTTGCCGAATACATTTTCGACTATCTGCACAAAGCGGTCGAGCGTACTTGCGTGCATAGCGGTCATTCTCAAGTGACCATGTTTTCCTACTGCATGGGCGGGACGATCGGCACCATGTATGCGGCGCTTTTTCCGGAGCGAGTCAAAAACCTGGTGGTTCTGGCAGCTCCCATCGATTTTCGTCATGCCCCCCTCTTCAACAAATGGTTGGATGAAAAAAGTTTTGATGTTGATAAACTCGTAGAAACCTACGGGAACGTTCCCTCCCAAATGATCGACTTTGGCAATAAAATGCTGAAACCCCTGAACAACTTCGTCAACCCGATGATGCATCTTTATTCCAATGTGAACAACGAGCATTTCGTGCATAACTGGCGTCTTCTGAACAAATGGGTCAATGATGGCACCGACTTCCCGGGCCAGGCGTATCGTGAGTGGATTCGTGACTTTTACCAGCAGAACAAGCTGATCAAAGGCGAGATCGTTCTTCGCGGCCGCAGCGTCGATCTGACAACGATCACCTGCCCTGTACTCATTCTCACAGCCGCTACGGATCACATCGCACCATGCAGCCAGACCCAGAAACTCCTTGAGCTTGTCAGTTCTGCAGATAAGCAGGAGAACAGCTACAATGTCGGCCACGTATCCCTCGTATTCGGAAGCACGGCCCGCAAAAGCGTCTATCCCGAGACAGCAGCATGGCTGAAGGAACGGGATTCATAA
- the fabG gene encoding 3-oxoacyl-[acyl-carrier-protein] reductase yields MALLEKKLAALNNPLQGKVALVTGGSRGIGAEIAKELALHGATVAITYVSNAQRAEQVVEEICEYNPNVSAFQGDVTKTEDISRLCNLVIEAHGTIDILINNAGITRDSRFMNMSEEAWNEVISTNMNSLYYMTKQVLPKMIEQDYGRIINISSIIGQSGGFGQTNYAAAKAGMIGFTKSLALETAKHNITVNAVCPGYTFTDMVAEVPEKVQEKITAKIPKGRFGTPLEIAKAVRFLTVDGDYITGQCINVNGGMYM; encoded by the coding sequence ATGGCACTTTTGGAGAAGAAATTGGCGGCTTTGAACAATCCATTGCAAGGGAAGGTAGCACTGGTTACGGGAGGCTCGCGAGGGATTGGTGCAGAAATTGCGAAGGAGTTGGCGCTGCATGGCGCTACTGTTGCCATTACCTACGTATCCAATGCCCAGCGAGCTGAGCAAGTTGTCGAGGAAATCTGCGAATACAATCCAAACGTCTCCGCCTTCCAAGGGGACGTAACCAAAACGGAAGACATCTCTCGCCTCTGCAATCTGGTCATCGAGGCCCACGGCACGATCGATATCCTCATCAATAATGCGGGGATCACCCGCGACTCCCGCTTCATGAACATGTCGGAAGAAGCGTGGAACGAAGTGATTTCGACCAACATGAACAGCTTGTACTACATGACGAAGCAGGTCCTGCCAAAAATGATCGAGCAGGATTATGGCCGCATCATCAACATTTCCTCCATCATCGGCCAATCCGGCGGCTTTGGTCAAACCAACTACGCTGCAGCAAAAGCCGGCATGATCGGCTTTACGAAGTCTCTGGCTCTGGAAACGGCGAAACATAACATAACCGTAAACGCTGTGTGCCCAGGCTATACCTTTACGGATATGGTGGCAGAGGTTCCTGAAAAAGTGCAGGAAAAAATCACCGCCAAAATTCCAAAAGGCCGTTTCGGCACCCCGCTGGAAATCGCCAAAGCAGTCCGTTTCCTGACAGTGGATGGCGACTATATCACCGGTCAATGCATCAACGTAAACGGCGGAATGTACATGTAG
- the phaQ gene encoding poly-beta-hydroxybutyrate-responsive repressor has protein sequence MMTKDNTSGGLAGAPKNIVLPFILLLLSRMPAHGYELMQQLTSLGFLSVDQGNFYRLMRQLEKDNYVNSEWDTTTSGPAKRLYSLTDIGEKYLQQYADELQRYQTMLSHFFSMYSSMFDLYMLPVRKDGDRVEKHNQKNGSGHDESEGTP, from the coding sequence ATGATGACAAAAGATAATACATCCGGCGGGCTTGCAGGAGCGCCTAAAAATATAGTGCTGCCCTTTATCCTGCTGTTATTGAGCCGCATGCCTGCCCATGGCTATGAACTGATGCAACAGCTTACCTCTCTCGGCTTTCTCTCGGTGGATCAGGGAAACTTTTACCGTTTGATGCGTCAGCTGGAAAAGGACAACTATGTAAACTCCGAATGGGACACCACCACAAGCGGTCCAGCCAAACGCCTGTACTCCCTCACTGACATCGGCGAGAAGTACTTGCAGCAATATGCCGATGAACTGCAGCGTTACCAAACGATGTTGAGTCACTTTTTCAGCATGTACAGTTCCATGTTCGACCTCTACATGCTTCCCGTCCGAAAAGATGGAGATCGCGTAGAGAAACATAATCAAAAAAATGGGAGTGGTCATGATGAGTCAGAAGGAACGCCATAA
- the ytvI gene encoding sporulation integral membrane protein YtvI → MTIRKMILLGVVLAIALFLLPYSVPFILALVTAILLEPLVLFLIRSLRMNRLSAVIGSFLLFLLSFAIIAYWLGTQIVVQSVDLAQRLPTYSQRLFEFLESTFGQWELYYSTLPVETVNQIQQVFDSLKTSAISTASTLAKGILGGVATIPGFLLTTIIYLVALFLISLDLPRLRAGFMRMFTVSAREKINVVLTQLNRATIGFLRAQIILSFVTFMIAWLGLIILKVKYSAVIALLIVLVDILPILGTGSFLVPWAVYNFFTDKEHLAIGLIILFISITIIRRIIEPKILASSLGISALAALVSLFLGFQVLGFFGLIIGPALVIIYEALRKAGFLKFKIDF, encoded by the coding sequence ATGACGATTCGGAAAATGATATTGCTGGGAGTTGTCCTGGCCATCGCGCTATTTCTACTGCCGTATTCCGTTCCTTTTATCCTTGCATTAGTCACTGCGATTTTATTGGAACCACTGGTGTTGTTTCTCATCCGGAGTCTGCGTATGAATCGATTGAGTGCCGTTATCGGTTCTTTTCTCTTGTTTCTTTTATCCTTTGCCATCATCGCCTATTGGCTGGGCACCCAGATCGTCGTGCAAAGCGTGGATCTGGCTCAGCGTCTGCCCACTTATTCCCAGCGTCTTTTTGAATTCCTCGAGTCCACATTTGGACAATGGGAGCTGTATTACTCGACCCTGCCGGTTGAAACCGTCAACCAAATTCAGCAAGTCTTCGACAGCCTGAAAACGTCGGCGATCTCCACCGCATCTACTTTGGCAAAAGGGATTCTCGGAGGAGTCGCGACTATTCCCGGCTTCCTGCTGACAACCATCATCTATCTGGTCGCGCTCTTCCTGATCAGCCTGGACCTGCCCAGGTTGCGAGCCGGCTTCATGCGGATGTTCACCGTCTCAGCCAGAGAGAAGATCAATGTGGTGCTGACCCAGCTGAATCGCGCTACAATCGGTTTTTTACGTGCCCAGATCATACTCAGCTTCGTCACGTTCATGATTGCGTGGCTGGGACTCATCATCCTGAAGGTCAAGTATTCGGCTGTCATCGCCCTTCTAATCGTGCTGGTAGACATCCTCCCCATTCTGGGAACGGGTTCCTTCCTCGTACCGTGGGCGGTCTACAATTTCTTCACGGATAAGGAACACCTCGCCATCGGTCTGATCATTCTCTTCATTTCGATCACCATTATCAGGCGTATCATCGAACCGAAGATTTTGGCATCGAGTCTGGGAATCAGCGCTTTGGCAGCGTTGGTCAGCCTCTTTCTCGGCTTTCAGGTCCTGGGTTTTTTCGGCCTCATAATCGGGCCAGCTCTGGTGATTATTTATGAGGCGCTGCGCAAGGCTGGATTCCTGAAATTCAAGATCGATTTTTAA
- the fabG gene encoding 3-oxoacyl-ACP reductase FabG — protein sequence MRLKDKAVLITGGANGIGRATAMLFAQNGAKIMIADYDEDEGLETVKALRGIGASAEFVKVNVANMHEVEQMVDATVARFSRMDVLVNNAGITRDGFLVKMPPPQWDQVLAVNLTGVFYCTQAAARVMLNQGQGVILNAASVVGIYGNIGQTNYAATKSGVIGMTKTWAKELGPKGIRVNAVAPGFIQTGMTEKVPDKVLATMVEKTPLGRLGKPEDVANAYLFLASDEASFINGVVLSVDGGLTF from the coding sequence ATGCGTTTGAAGGACAAAGCCGTATTGATTACAGGAGGGGCAAATGGCATCGGGAGAGCGACAGCGATGCTGTTTGCCCAAAACGGCGCAAAAATAATGATCGCTGACTACGATGAAGATGAGGGCTTGGAAACTGTCAAAGCATTGAGGGGCATTGGGGCAAGCGCTGAGTTCGTCAAGGTCAATGTTGCGAACATGCATGAAGTGGAGCAAATGGTGGACGCCACAGTCGCCCGCTTTTCCAGAATGGACGTCCTGGTCAATAACGCCGGGATCACCCGTGACGGCTTTTTGGTCAAAATGCCCCCTCCGCAGTGGGATCAAGTGCTCGCTGTCAATTTGACTGGCGTTTTCTACTGCACACAGGCGGCCGCCCGCGTCATGCTGAATCAAGGGCAAGGCGTCATTCTCAATGCCGCCTCTGTTGTCGGAATTTACGGCAACATCGGTCAGACCAATTACGCCGCCACGAAATCAGGCGTGATCGGCATGACCAAAACATGGGCGAAAGAGCTTGGCCCCAAGGGAATCAGGGTAAATGCAGTGGCACCTGGCTTTATCCAGACAGGCATGACGGAAAAAGTGCCTGACAAGGTTTTGGCAACCATGGTGGAAAAGACGCCGCTGGGCCGTCTCGGCAAACCGGAGGATGTCGCTAATGCCTACCTGTTCCTCGCTTCCGATGAAGCCAGTTTTATCAACGGGGTCGTGCTCAGTGTCGATGGCGGGTTGACTTTTTAG
- the pnuC gene encoding nicotinamide riboside transporter PnuC, translating into MTKWTAYFADWTWFERLWLFAFTAVTIYLYFALDDTLIGLFASLTGMLSVVLVAKGKTWNYYPGIVNVVLYAFVAYGQKYYGEVMLNLLYFLPMQFIGLFMWRKNGVSQEKQNDVKVAVMTNRARIYWSLLCLAVTIAYAWVLKAMGGALPFIDSLTAVLSIVAMIFMVKRYVEQWVVWIIIDVLTIYMWVVAFMGDGNDVSILVMWIAYLVNAIYGWLNWRAQYRIQKEEQAWVR; encoded by the coding sequence ATGACAAAATGGACCGCTTACTTTGCTGACTGGACTTGGTTTGAGAGACTGTGGCTGTTCGCATTTACAGCCGTCACCATCTATCTGTACTTCGCCCTGGATGATACGTTGATCGGGCTATTCGCTTCCTTGACCGGAATGCTCAGTGTCGTTCTGGTTGCAAAAGGAAAAACCTGGAATTACTACCCGGGTATCGTCAATGTTGTGCTGTACGCATTTGTAGCCTATGGACAAAAGTATTACGGTGAAGTGATGCTGAATCTTTTGTACTTTTTACCCATGCAGTTTATCGGGCTGTTCATGTGGAGAAAGAACGGGGTGTCGCAAGAAAAACAAAATGACGTGAAGGTCGCTGTGATGACGAACCGCGCCCGCATCTACTGGAGCCTGCTCTGTCTCGCGGTAACCATCGCCTATGCTTGGGTGCTCAAAGCGATGGGAGGCGCGCTTCCATTCATCGACTCATTGACCGCTGTCCTTTCGATCGTGGCGATGATCTTTATGGTAAAGCGTTACGTAGAGCAATGGGTCGTCTGGATCATCATCGATGTGCTCACCATCTACATGTGGGTGGTTGCCTTTATGGGTGACGGGAATGACGTTTCCATCCTCGTCATGTGGATCGCCTACCTGGTGAATGCCATCTACGGCTGGTTGAATTGGAGAGCGCAATACCGCATACAAAAGGAGGAGCAGGCATGGGTACGGTAG